From one Rhodamnia argentea isolate NSW1041297 chromosome 1, ASM2092103v1, whole genome shotgun sequence genomic stretch:
- the LOC115756947 gene encoding aluminum-activated malate transporter 12-like, with protein sequence MSSSVVVPIQDGGEGATPKTAVKKGSLENSLSVAVSSLRGMKGDHDVRRVVHSVKVGVALVLVSLFYLLDPLYERVGENAMWAIMTVVVIFEFFAGATLSKGLNRGLGTILGGGLGCIAAVLAQEIGGVGNAIVIGTAVFIFGAAATYARSVPSIKKKYDYGAMIFILTFNLVVVSGLRAGEVMGIARQRLLTIVMGFVICIFTNLLVLPNWASDDLHISTASKFEHLACSIEGLLDKYFEAVADKENEADRSFKICKSVLHSKAKDETLANFAKWEPWHGKFGLCYPWDKYLQIGEVLRELAATIVSLEVCIRSPRQPTANLRQLIKEPCETAAASLTWTLRELGESLLKMRRCQPEALLLPQLKSARHELRHLVSPSELGHVCNLGEDLAVSTFVFLLAEIVEKLEGLAKEVKELGELAEFKTNDL encoded by the exons ATGAGCTCTTCCGTGGTTGTCCCGATTCAAGATGGAGGAGAAGGGGCCACTCCGAAGACGGCGGTGAAAAAGGGGAGCCTTGAGAATAGTCTCTCGGTCGCCGTGAGTTCCCTGAGAGGAATGAAGGGCGACCACGATGTGAGAAGAGTGGTGCACAGTGTCAAGGTCGGGGTCGCGCTCGTTTTGGTTTCGCTTTTCTACCTTCTCGATCCCCTCTACGAACGAGTCGGGGAAAATGCCATGTGGGCTATCATGACAGTCGTCGTCATCTTCGAGTTCTTCGCAG GTGCGACATTGAGCAAGGGATTGAATCGCGGGCTGGGGACTATACTGGGTGGCGGGTTGGGGTGCATAGCGGCGGTCTTGGCTCAAGAGATTGGCGGGGTCGGGAACGCCATTGTCATCGGCACTGCAGTTTTCATCTTTG GTGCTGCGGCTACGTATGCTCGGTCGGTTCCTAGCATAAAGAAGAAGTACGACTACGGTGCCATGATCTTCATCCTCACCTTCAATCTGGTGGTTGTGTCCGGCTTACGAGCCGGAGAGGTCATGGGAATAGCCCGCCAGCGCCTCTTGACGATTGTGATGGGGTTCGTGATCTGCATTTTCACGAACTTGCTCGTCCTCCCTAATTGGGCTAGCGATGATCTTCACATATCTACTGCCTCCAAATTCGAACACCTTGCCTGTTCAATTGAAG GACTATTGGATAAGTACTTCGAGGCGGTGGCGGATAAGGAAAACGAGGCTGACAGAAGCTTCAAAATCTGCAAATCGGTTCTGCATTCGAAAGCAAAGGACGAGACCCTG GCGAATTTTGCGAAATGGGAACCGTGGCATGGGAAGTTCGGGCTATGTTATCCATGGGACAAGTATCTGCAGATTGGAGAGGTTCTTAGGGAGTTAGCAGCCACCATCGTTTCACTTGAAGTTTGTATTCGGTCTCCTAGGCAG CCGACCGCCAATCTAAGACAGTTGATCAAGGAACCTTGCGAGACGGCGGCGGCATCCCTCACGTGGACTCTCCGAGAGCTTGGGGAGAGCCTCCTGAAGATGAGAAGATGCCAACCAGAAGCACTACTCTTGCCACAGCTCAAGTCGGCAAGGCATGAGCTGAGGCATCTCGTGTCTCCCTCCGAGCTCGGGCATGTGTGCAACTTGGGCGAGGACCTCGCCGTCTCGACCTTCGTGTTTTTGCTCGCAGAGATAGTGGAGAAGCTGGAGGGGCTGGCGAAGGAGGTGAAAGAGCTCGGCGAGCTCGCAGAATTCAAGACTAACGATCTGTAG